From Streptomyces sp. NBC_00775, one genomic window encodes:
- a CDS encoding cytochrome P450 family protein, giving the protein MTTGTEETRIALDPFVTDLEGESARLRAAGPLAAVELPGGVPVWAVTRHAEARALLTDPRLVKDINVWGAWQRGEIAPDWPLIGLANPGRSMLTVDGADHRRMRTLVAQALTPRRVEQMRERISKLTQGLLDGLPDSAEVVDLKADFAYPLPMYVIADLMGIDEAKLPRLKELFEKFFSTQTPPAEVIATLTELAGIMAETVAAKRAEPGDDLTSALILASENGDHLTDEEIVSTLQLMVAAGHETTISLIVNAVVNLSAHPVQRALVLAGEVDWSSVIEETLRYSTPTSHVLIRFATEDVPVGDKVLPAGDALIVSYGAIGRDEQAHGPSAGDFDITRTSENRHISFGHGPHVCPGAALSRLEAAVALPALYERFPALDLAVPAAELRNKPVVTQNDLFELPVRLTS; this is encoded by the coding sequence ATGACCACCGGTACCGAAGAGACCCGTATCGCGCTGGACCCCTTCGTCACCGACCTGGAGGGCGAGAGCGCCAGGCTGCGCGCGGCGGGCCCGCTCGCGGCCGTCGAGCTGCCGGGCGGCGTCCCGGTGTGGGCGGTCACCCGCCACGCGGAGGCGCGCGCGCTGCTCACAGACCCCCGTCTGGTGAAGGACATCAACGTCTGGGGTGCCTGGCAGCGCGGCGAGATAGCCCCGGACTGGCCGCTGATCGGGCTCGCCAACCCCGGCCGTTCCATGCTCACCGTCGACGGCGCGGACCACCGCCGGATGCGCACGCTGGTGGCGCAGGCGCTCACCCCGCGCCGGGTGGAGCAGATGCGCGAGCGGATCTCGAAGCTGACGCAGGGCCTGCTGGACGGGCTGCCGGACTCCGCCGAGGTCGTCGACCTGAAGGCCGACTTCGCCTACCCCCTGCCCATGTACGTCATCGCGGACCTGATGGGCATAGACGAGGCGAAGCTCCCCCGTCTCAAGGAACTCTTCGAGAAGTTCTTCTCGACGCAGACCCCGCCCGCCGAGGTCATCGCGACCCTCACCGAGCTGGCCGGAATCATGGCGGAGACGGTGGCCGCGAAGCGCGCCGAGCCGGGCGACGACCTGACATCCGCCCTGATCCTCGCCTCCGAGAACGGCGACCACCTCACCGACGAGGAGATCGTCTCCACCCTCCAGCTGATGGTCGCGGCGGGCCACGAGACCACGATCTCCCTCATCGTCAACGCGGTCGTCAACCTCTCCGCCCACCCCGTCCAGCGCGCCCTGGTCCTGGCCGGCGAGGTCGACTGGTCCTCGGTGATCGAGGAGACCCTGCGCTACTCCACCCCGACCTCCCACGTCCTCATCCGCTTCGCGACGGAGGACGTACCGGTCGGCGACAAGGTCCTCCCTGCGGGTGACGCGCTGATCGTGTCGTACGGCGCGATCGGGCGGGACGAGCAGGCCCATGGGCCTTCGGCCGGCGACTTCGACATCACGCGCACATCGGAGAACCGGCACATCTCCTTCGGCCACGGCCCGCACGTCTGCCCGGGCGCGGCGCTGTCCCGTCTGGAGGCGGCGGTGGCCCTGCCGGCGCTGTACGAGCGCTTCCCGGCCCTCGACCTGGCGGTCCCGGCAGCCGAACTCCGCAACAAGCCGGTGGTGACGCAGAACGATCTGTTCGAGCTGCCGGTGCGCCTGACCTCGTAG